The following are from one region of the Aspergillus chevalieri M1 DNA, chromosome 1, nearly complete sequence genome:
- a CDS encoding NUDIX hydrolase (COG:L;~EggNog:ENOG410PKYA;~InterPro:IPR015797,IPR000086;~PFAM:PF00293;~TransMembrane:3 (o147-167i283-300o409-430i);~go_function: GO:0016787 - hydrolase activity [Evidence IEA]) encodes MMESTLSSSLHNVLNDLHQNPYPHVPNPPLCKKRASVALILRVRPVYDHWPNAFSSPSRNDNTSVEEQLDTFFSQDWVQNGDPEVLFIKRASRVGDRWTGHVALPGGKRDPEDADDQAAAVREAWEEIGLDLTTEDCIHVGNLPERVVTMSWGTVPLMVLCPFIYVLTRPESPTLKLQPTEVASTHWVPLRALLSSSMRTVEYVDMSQRLANQGGFITRLGFRLLVGMMQFSAIQLRPSESLYCNSTPGFIPDDSPGSQSLFQGWKSWCVNKQAGSNDLRRPLLLWGLTLGILADFLDMLPPHTAVQLWDYPTFTPSDLQLIVKLVTHSLRKHNMLQVKSGARPSNTAMDSQTAAMAVTDNVNSQHDHNEVGIGGLGVGRCYGPSDKAPDGRTYAVGIMLRGYYDRLRIALYVFLGWRVAIGSAAAAYACKLWRSRQ; translated from the exons ATGATGGAGAGCACCCTGTCCAGTTCTCTTCACAATGTGTTGAACGACCTCCATCAAAATCCTTACCCGCATGTTCCCAACCCGCCATTGTGCAAAAAACGTGCCTCCGTGGCCCTGATTCTGCGAGTCCGCCCTGTATATGACCATTGGCCAAACGCATTTTCTTCTCCGTCGCGCAATGATAATACTTCGGTCGAAGAACAACTAGACACCTTCTTTTCTCAGGATTGGGTGCAAAATGGCGATCCAGAAGTTCTATTCATCAAGCGGGCGTCACGCGTGGGAGACCGTTGGACGGGCCATGTCGCGCTTCCCGGGGGAAAACGAGATCCCGAGGACGCGGACGATCAGGCTGCTGCGGTTAGAGAAGCATGGGAAGAGATAGGGTTGGACTTGACAACCGAGGACTGTATCCACGTGGGAAACTTGCCGGAACGGGTTGTTACCATGAGCTGGGGGACTGTGCC ATTGATGGTCTTATGCCCTTTCATTTACGTGTTGACACGGCCCGAATCGCCTACCCTTAAATTACAACCAACGGAAGTCGCCTCGACTCACTGGGTGCCGCTTAGGGCTCTCTTATCATCGTCGATGCGTACGGTAGAATATGTGGATATGTCTCAGCGTCTAGCGAACCAGGGCGGGTTTATTACTCGACTTGGTTTTAGGTTACTCGTTGGCATGATGCAATTCTCCGCTATCCAATTGAGACCATCTGAGAGTCTGTATTGCAACTCGACGCCAGGATTTATACCTGACGATAGCCCAGGGAGTCAGTCACTGTTTCAGGGGTGGAAATCATGGTGTGTAAACAAACAGGCAGGCTCAAATGATCTGAGGCGCCCACTTTTACTTTGGGGTCTTACCCTGGGTATCTTGGCGGACTTTCTCGATATGCTCCCTCCGCACACAGCCGTACAGCTATGGGACTATCCGACATTTACCCCTTCTGATCTACAGTTGATCGTGAAGCTAGTTACACACAGCTTGAGGAAACATAACATGCTCCAGGTGAAGTCCGGAGCACGGCCTAGCAACACAGCAATGGATAGCCAAACTGCCGCGATGGCTGTGACTGACAATGTGAACTCCCAACACGACCACAATGAAGTTGGGATTGGTGGACTCGGGGTGGGAAGATGCTATGGGCCTTCGGACAAGGCCCCCGACGGCAGAACCTACGCCGTTGGGATCATGCTCCGAGGATATTATGACCGACTCCGAATTGCATTATATGTCTTCTTAGGCTGGAGGGTAGCTATTGGCTCGGCGGCAGCAGCTTATGCGTGCAAGCTTTGGCGGAGTCGACAATAG
- the VTC2 gene encoding SPX domain protein (COG:P;~EggNog:ENOG410PFJD;~InterPro:IPR003807,IPR018966,IPR004331;~PFAM:PF09359,PF02656;~TransMembrane:3 (o670-688i700-718o738-758i)), with the protein MRFGKTLRNSIYPPWSGKYIDYHKLKLLLREQDVTGDASDSESTQWTEEDEEAFVQELINVQLDKVNAFQVKTSQQLRERTSACEAKLRPIAPTTGQETPAMNEDEKRAIASDALQELDDITKEVNHLEKYSRVNFTGFLKAAKKHDRKRGARYRIKPLLQVRLSQLPFNSEDYSPLVRRLSVMYSFVREVLNHGAVRPEELGEPRFGHDAYSSFKFWVHADNILEVKTYILRQLPVLIYNPGNSKELDMLTEDPTITSLYFDNPRFDLYNQKVLREPEAGSLRLRWTGHLEDKPPIYLEKKIVTDEDRSREVKVQLKQKHIQEFLTGEYRFDKKVHRMEGMGNGESVEADSLKKDVEELQSFIKKHDLQPMLRANYTRTAFQIPGDDRIRISLDTDLALIREDSLDEERPCRDPDQWHRSEIDVNRMEYPFDTIRTGEISRFPHALLEIKLRGNALNAEWVHDLMSSHLVKEAPRFSKFVHGVAQLFEDNVNNFPFWLGELENDIRRDPETAFHQEQERLAKRAEDDIAVGSFLGGSNKMSPRIRASMGSPGARFTDIGSPRTSRPSQAVPSSPRASASQPEPPRQDLPPPAQEEEQPGETDRVEGQPSTTTIARLASLFPSFPVSRSSRTFRDSAPLPPGVQEPGTWIKDSGPVRVESKVWLANQRTFIKWLHISILLSSLSLGLYNAAGKQNDVARALSIVYTAFALFSAGWGWYMYEKRARLIRQRSGKDLDNLFGPIVVCFGLAVALVLNFAFKYSATLKHIRGGHEPDIPGNSTVASVGAGSWGLVNQAQQPQQVL; encoded by the exons ATGCGTTTCGGAAAGACGCTGAGGAACTCGATATACCCTCCTTGGAGCGGTAAATATATCGACTACCATAAACTGAAACTCCTTTTGCGAGAACAGGATGTTACCGGAGATGCCAGTGATTCGGAAAGTACACAATGGAcagaggaggacgaggaggcgTTTGTGCAGGAATTGATCAACGTTCAACTAGATAAGGTCAATGCTTTTCAGGTGAAAACGTCTCAGCAGCTCCGAGAGCGTACTTCTGCTTGTGAAGCCAAGTTGCGCCCAATCGCGCCCACCACAGGTCAGGAAACGCCTGCAATGAACGAGGATGAGAAAAGAGCGATTGCTTCAGATGCTCTTCAGGAGCTGGACGACATTACAAAGGAAGTCAATCATCTTGAAAAATATAGCCGAGTCAACTTCACTGGTTTTCTGAAAGCTGCGAAGAAGCATGACCGCAAGCGTGGTGCGCGGTATCGCATCAAACCTCTACTGCAAGTGCGGTTGTCGCAACTTCCATTTAACTCTGAGGATTATTCGCCTCTTGTCCGCAGATTATCGGTGATGTACTCTTTTGTTCGCGAGGTCCTTAACCATGGCGCCGTCCGTCCTGAGGAGCTTGGAGAGCCTCGGTTTGGTCATGATGCCTATTCGTCGTTCAAATTCTGGGTCCATGCGGATAACATTCTCGAAGTCAAGACCTACATTCTCCGGCAGCTGCCGGTCCTTATTTACAATCCTGGTAATTCTAAAGAGCTGGACATGTTGACTGAGGACCCTACGATCACATCCCTCTATTTCGACAACCCCCGATTCGACCTATACAATCAGAAGGTCCTCAGGGAACCTGAGGCTGGGTCACTCAGATTGCGTTGGACTGGGCATCTGGAGGACAAGCCGCCTATATAtttggagaagaagattgTTACCGATGAAGATCGAAGCAGAGAGGTGAAGGTGCAATTGAAACAGAAACACATTCAAGAATTTCTCACTGGCGAATACCGATTTGACAAGAAGGTTCACCGGATGGAGGGTATGGGCAACGGAGAGTCAGTAGAGGCTGATTCGCTTAAAAAGGACGTGGAGGAACTACAATCGTTCATCAAAAAGCACGATTTGCAGCCAATGCTTCGGGCCAACTACACTCGCACAGCATTCCAGATCCCTGGCGACGATCGAATTCGTATCTCACTTGATACAGACCTGGCATTGATACGGGAAGACTCGCTTGATGAGGAGCGTCCCTGCCGGGACCCAGATCAATGGCACCGTTCCGAGATCGACGTGAACCGGATGGAATACCCTTTCGATACAATCAGAACTGGAGAGATTTCCCGCTTCCCGCATGCGCTGCTAGAAATCAAGCTTCGAGGAAATGCGCTTAACGCTGAGTGGGTGCATGATTTGATGTCTTCTCACTTGGTCAAGGAAGCTCCTCGATTTTCCAAATTTGTCCACGGAGTTGCACAACTCTTCGAAGACAACGTCAACAATTTCCCTTTCTGGCTGGGTGAACTGGAGAATGACATCCGCCGGGACCCCGAAACCGCCTTCCACCAAGAGCAAGAACGGCTTGCGAAGCGGGCCGAAGACGACATCGCAGTCGGAAGCTTCCTGGGAGGCAGCAACAAAATGAGTCCGAGAATCAGAGCTTCTATGGGTTCACCAGGAGCAAGGTTCACCGACATTGGCTCTCCACGAACCAGCAGACCTTCCCAGGCTGTGCCATCATCGCCCAGAGCCTCTGCTTCCCAGCCTGAACCTCCCCGCCAGGATCTGCCACCACCAGCGCAAGAGGAAGAACAACCAGGCGAAACCGACAGAGTCGAAGGTCAAccctcaacaacaacaatagcCCGTCTAGCCTCCCTCTTTCCCTCCTTCCCCGTCTCCCGCTCAAGTCGCACATTCCGCGACTCCGCCCCTCTCCCACCCGGCGTTCAAGAACCTGGCACCTGGATCAAAGACTCTGGTCCCGTCCGCGTCGAAAGCAAAGTCTGGCTCGCCAACCAGCGAACCTTCATCAAATGGCTACACATCAgtatcctcctctcctcgcTCTCATTGGGTCTCTACAACGCAGCTGGTAAGCAAAACGATGTGGCCCGGGCGTTGTCTATCGTGTACACGGCGTTTGCGCTTTTCTCAGCTGGTTGGGGATGGTACATGTATGAGAAGCGGGCGAGACTTATTCGGCAGCGGAGTGGGAAGGATTTGGATAATTTGTTTGGGCCAATTGTGGTATGTTTTGGTTTGGCTGTTGCGCTAGTGTTGAATTTTGCGTTCAAG TATTCTGCTACTCTGAAACATATTCGAGGGGGTCATGAGCCTGATATTCCTGGTAACTCTACCGTGGCTTCCGTGGGCGCTGGCTCCTGGGGATTGGTGAACCAGGCACAGCAACCACAGCAGGTGCTTTAG
- a CDS encoding uncharacterized protein (COG:S;~EggNog:ENOG410PMH0;~InterPro:IPR019402;~PFAM:PF10277;~TransMembrane:6 (o28-51i78-100o186-207i219-240o269-293i305-326o)) has product MNPLVRLDDCLWSSLHFVILNIPPSRLPLFPCLAGLVWLATLSGLLLSWITHGMPRYPGQMYPIAFISDIASFELKPLFLVGSTITAVCFVITVAAVHVMRYEPGFALLKAAGHPRIHRQPEYNRAHSTDDMNDNSYGTTNDSNSNNTSDNDNNDNDNGNGHEHSNSNEVDDDDEEDTNITKTLRFISLLSVFAASTASIALILLSIMDTFRYHSVHYFFLQMCFSGLALQAAGTAVVYANEVVGFVSFLCNRGQWIHDWGKRSITVRVFASLSTAVILVEVFLCMTFIFITAPERVNAYRKAAILEWVIAFLGTIYLWLFGGFFLDRNLSPENLPKPFRREMHEPDPEHTPLIGNTSQGET; this is encoded by the exons ATGAACCCTCTCGTCCGCCTCGATGACTGCCTCTGGTCGTCTCTGCACTTCGTCATCCTCAATATCCCTCCCTCCCGTCTCCCGCTGTTTCCCTGTCTAGCGGGTTTGGTCTGGCTCGCGACGCTATCGGGCTTACTCCTATCATGGATCACGCATGGAATGCCTCGCTATCCGGGGCAGATGTATCCGATTGC GTTCATTTCAGATATTGCTTCTTTCGAATTGAAACCGTTGTTCCTCGTCGGGTCGACGATAACCGCCGTGTGCTTCGTGATCACCGTCGCTGCGGTGCATGTCATGCGTTATGAGCCTGGATTTGCGCTGTTGAAGGCTGCGGGACATCCGAGGATTCATCGCCAGCCTGAATATAACCGTGCGCATAGCACCGACGATATGAACGACAATTCATACGGAACCACTAATGACAGCAACTCCAATAATACCAGTGATAATGACAATAATGACAACGACAATGGCAACGGCCACGAGCATTCAAACTCAAACGAGgtggacgacgacgacgaagaagacacAAATATCACAAAAACCCTCCGCTTTATCTCGCTCCTCTCCGTCTTCGCAGCGTCCACAGCCAGCATCGCCCTTATATTGCTCAGCATCATGGATACCTTCCGCTACCACTCCGTGCATTACTTCTTCCTGCAAATGTGCTTTTCAGGCCTGGCGCTGCAGGCTGCGGGGACGGCGGTTGTGTATGCAAATGAGGTAGTCGGGTTTGTGTCGTTTTTGTGTAATCGGGGACAGTGGATTCATGATTGGGGAAAGAGGAGCATTACTGTGAGGGTTTT TGCGTCACTATCAACTGCAGTAATCCTGGTAGAGGTCTTCCTTTGCATGACTTTCATTTTTATTACGGCACCGGAGCGAGTCAATGCGTATCGCAAGGCTGCGATCTTGGAATGGGTTATTGCGTTTCTGGGGACTATTTATTTATGGTTATTTGGGGGGTTCTTCTTGGATAG AAACTTATCACCGGAGAACTTGCCCAAACCATTCCGAAGGGAAATGCACGAGCCGGATCCAGAACACACACCATTAATTGGGAATACTTCTCAGGGAGAGACATAG
- a CDS encoding DsbA family oxidoreductase (COG:Q;~EggNog:ENOG410PHMX;~InterPro:IPR036249,IPR001853;~PFAM:PF01323;~go_function: GO:0016491 - oxidoreductase activity [Evidence IEA]) — translation MTNFTIQIISDTVCPWCYVGYRRLTRAIASHKTTHPSDTFTLSWQAFYLNPSAAQYPGVDKHQHYASKFGEERVSALFGRLAAAGEDDGIKFRFGGRTGNTRDSHRVIWYAGQLDKKSERRGLATKVVEGLFRAYFEEEKNITDREVLVDAAVNAGIGRDEVVKLLESDEGGAEVDEEAERARRRLVTGVPYFTVQGHYAIGGAEEPDVFLGVFNRVKEEK, via the exons ATGACCAACTTCACTATCCAGATCATCTCCGACACCGTCTGTCCG TGGTGCTACGTAGGCTACCGCCGCCTAACCCGCGCAATCGCATCCCACAAAACCACTCACCCCTCCGACACTTTCACTCTCTCCTGGCAAGCCTTCTACCTCAATCCCTCCGCAGCCCAATACCCCGGCGTCGACAAACACCAACACTACGCCTCCAAGTTTGGCGAAGAGCGCGTCTCGGCGCTATTTGGCCGATTAGCGGCTGCGGGGGAGGACGATGGGATCAAGTTCCGGTTTGGTGGGAGGACGGGGAATACGAGGGATTCGCATCGGGTGATTTGGTATGCGGGACAGCTGGACAAGAAGAGTGAGAGGAGGGGGCTGGCGACAAAGGTGGTGGAGGGGTTGTTCAGGGCGTATtttgaggaggagaagaatatTACTGATCGGGAGGTGTTGGTGGATGCGGCTGTGAATGCTGGGATTGGGAGAGACGAGGTTGTGAAGCTGTTGGAGTCTGATGAGGGTGGTGCAGAGGTTGATGAGGAGGCTGAGCGGGCGAGACGAAGGTTGGTGACTGGTGTGCCGTATTTCACGGTGCAGGGGCACTATGCGATTGGAGGTGCTGAGGAGCCAGATGTCTTTTTGGGGGTGTTTAACCGGGTTAAAGAGGAGAAGTAG
- a CDS encoding 6-phosphofructo-2-kinase PFK26 (COG:G;~EggNog:ENOG410PHF2;~InterPro:IPR013079,IPR013078,IPR027417,IPR001345, IPR003094,IPR029033;~PFAM:PF00300;~go_function: GO:0003824 - catalytic activity [Evidence IEA];~go_function: GO:0003873 - 6-phosphofructo-2-kinase activity [Evidence IEA];~go_function: GO:0005524 - ATP binding [Evidence IEA];~go_process: GO:0006000 - fructose metabolic process [Evidence IEA];~go_process: GO:0006003 - fructose 2,6-bisphosphate metabolic process [Evidence IEA]), with product MAQHSDIARSAIMTNAVAPDSSRNGDKTNGVNGHSLSNSNGSAGTDASSLMPPPKNSAGRSSNVMPTDTRRASKDGVGIPLSDTPMSTAPSSPQISASVTPPTPGRIRATTLDIPGLTKSKVSPDGRIAQRDLGAKLVIVMVGLPARGKSYVTKKLARYLNWLQHDTKIFNVGERRRVAAGKSPSPAKFAPVDKRKSSVHNDLVDSVRRLSVSVGNPINNSSSQESPEKTSTDKSDADKTDTDPALPPPVVPAKILVNGKEQESQNGSAVVSQSDAPETEQEEVAIREGSPEPMDQTANFFDPQNQRALKLREQVALDTLDELLNYILEEGGSVGILDATNSTMERRKAIVDHIRARAGSELGILFLESSCVDEELLEANMRLKLSGPDYKDQDPTKSLEDFKRRVALYEKSYVPLGEYEERNGMAYIQMIDVGRKVVSHQTNGFLSSQVVYYLLNFNLSPRQIWITRHGESIDNQRGRIGGDSELSENGKRYGQALTRFIDHQRRQWEIYQKQKDLLRHMPPRPGDSTPPNPSYVPRDRPRNYCVWSSMMQRAVQTVDSFNEDEYDVKQMKMLDELHAGEMEGMTYDEIREKFPEEYAQRKKNKLFYRYPGPGGEGYLDVINRLRTVIVEVERMTDHVLLVTHRSVARVLLAYFRGLKRDQVADLHVPLGMLYMLEPKPYGVEFKAYRYNPETEWFDYQPDFEMSQESY from the exons ATGGCGCAACATTCTGATATCGCTCGATCGGCCATCATGACCAACGCAGTTGCTCCTGACTCGTCGCGGAACGGAGACAAGACCAACGGCGTCAACGGTCACAGTCTCAGCAATAGCAATGGCAGCGCTGGGACTGACGCGTCGTCGCTAATGCCTCCTCCCAAGAACTCGGCTGGTCGCTCCTCTAATGTCATGCCTACCGATACGCGCAGAGCGTCCAAGGATGGCGTCGGGATTCCGTTGTCCGATACCCCTATGTCAACTGCGCCGTCATCTCCACAGAT CTCTGCATCCGTTACCCCTCCCACTCCCGGTCGTATCCGTGCGACAACCCTCGATATCCCCGGTCTGACCAAGTCCAAAGTCTCCCCCGATGGGCGTATCGCGCAGCGCGATCTCGGTGCTAAGCTCGTGATTGTCATGGTCGGCCTGCCTGCCCGAGGCAAGAGTTATGTGACCAAGAAACTAGCCCGGTATCTGAATTGGTTGCAACATGACACCAAGATTTTCAACGTCGGAGAGCGCCGTCGCGTCGCGGCCGGCAAGTCGCCTTCCCCTGCAAAATTTGCTCCTGTGGATAAGCGAAAGAGCTCTGTGCATAATGATTTGGTGGACTCGGTGCGCCGACTGAGCGTCAGCGTGGGGAATCCCATAAACAACTCGTCATCGCAGGAATCCCCAGAGAAAACCAGCACGGATAAGTCTGATGCAGACAAGACAGACACCGACCCTGCCCTCCCGCCGCCCGTTGTGCCTGCGAAGATTTTGGTCAATGGCAAGGAACAAGAGTCGCAAAACGGAAGCGCCGTCGTTTCGCAGTCCGATGCGCCGGAAACTGAGCAGGAAGAAGTGGCGATTAGGGAAGGATCCCCCGAGCCTATGGACCAGACTGCGAATTTCTTTGATCCCCAGAATCAGCGTGCTCTCAAACTACGAGAACAGGTTGCACTGGATACCCTTGATGAGCTATTGAACTACATTTTGGAAGAAGGAGGCAGTGTTGGTATTTTGGATGCGACCAACAGCACAATGGAGCGTCGAAAAGCGATTGTTGACCACATCCGCGCGCGTGCCGGTTCCGAGCTTGGTATCTTGTTTCTCGAAAGCAGCTGTGTGGACGAGGAACTGCTCGAGGCGAACATGCGCCTGAAGCTGTCTGGCCCAGACTACAAGGACCAAGATCCCACAAAGTCGTTGGAGGATTTCAAGAGACGAGTTGCTTTGTACGAAAAATCCTACGTGCCATTGGGCGAATATGAGGAGCGCAACGGAATGGCTTACATTCAGATGATCGATGTGGGCCGCAAAGTGGTGTCACACCAGACCAACGGCTTCCTGTCCTCGCAGGTGGTCTACTATCTCCTTAACTTTAACTTGTCTCCTCGCCAGATCTGGATCACAAGACACGGCGAGAGTATTGACAACCAGCGCGGCCGCATCGGTGGTGATTCGGAGCTTAGCGAAAACGGCAAGCGATATGGCCAGGCTTTGACGCGGTTCATTGACCACCAGAGACGTCAGTGGGAGATTTATCAGAAACAAAAGGACCTATTGAGACATATGCCGCCTCGCCCCGGCGACAGCACGCCTCCGAACCCGTCATACGTTCCTCGTGACCGACCTCGGAATTACTGTGTTTGGTCCTCAATGATGCAGCGAGCCGTGCAGACGGTTGATTCATTCAACGAGGACGAATACGACGTCAAGCAAATGAAGATGCTCGACGAACTGCATGCCGGTGAGATGGAAGGAATGACTTACGATGAAATCCGCGAGAAGTTCCCCGAGGAATACGCGCagcgcaagaagaacaagcttTTCTATCGCTACCCTGGTCCTGGTGGTGAGGGTTATCTGGACGTCATCAATCGGCTGCGAACCGTGATCGTCGAGGTGGAGCGGATGACTGACCACGTCCTTCTGGTCACTCACCGGTCCGTGGCACGTGTGCTGTTGGCCTACTTCAGGGGTCTCAAGCGCGACCAAGTTGCTGACCTTCATGTGCCTCTGGGAATGCTGTACATGTTGGAGCCTAAGCCATATGGCGTGGAGTTCAAGGCCTATCGCTACAACCCCGAGACAGAGTGGTTCGATTATCAGCCAGACTTTGAAATGAGCCAGGAGAGTTACTAA
- a CDS encoding uncharacterized protein (COG:S;~EggNog:ENOG410PQ17;~TransMembrane:3 (i40-59o65-83i112-132o)): MFERRAADRYHLRLHRARSVALTSDEIVEVRAAQRTFEGAYVRTALSQFSFALVVLKIFSREFYSIGALFAVYGTGVLIIGLFRRQQGNKQFFSEVGEDGVHRHKFRTSGNAVVVLTVLSVAAYAVLIALTLKLSR, encoded by the exons ATGTTCGAG CGTCGCGCTGCTGACCGATATCATCTCCGCCTGCACCGCGCTCGTTCCGTTGCGCTAACCTCCGATGAGATTGTCGAAGTTCGCGCAGCCCAACGTACCTTTGAAGGCGCCTACGTTCGCACCGCCCTGTCCCAATTCTCCTTCGCCCTCGTCGTGCTCAAAATCTTCAGTCGCGAGTTTTACAGCATCGGTGCGCTCTTTGCGGTCTACGGAACGGGTGTGCTCATAATCGGTCTCTTCCGTCGTCAGCAAGGGAACAAACAGTTCTTTTCCGAGGTGGGAGAGGATGGCGTCCACCGTCACAAATTCCGGACAAGTGGGAATGCCGTGGTGGTCCTGACGGTGCTGAGTGTCGCAGCGTATGCTGTTCTTATCGCTCTCACGTTGAAATTAAGTCGCTAG
- a CDS encoding FMN-dependent alpha-hydroxy acid dehydrogenase (COG:C;~EggNog:ENOG410PGNY;~InterPro:IPR037458,IPR001199,IPR037396,IPR013785, IPR036400,IPR000262,IPR018506;~PFAM:PF00173,PF01070;~go_function: GO:0003824 - catalytic activity [Evidence IEA];~go_function: GO:0016491 - oxidoreductase activity [Evidence IEA];~go_function: GO:0020037 - heme binding [Evidence IEA]): protein MAKVFDAAEVEKHNTRKSCWVTLYGKVYDVTDFLNEHPGGAKVILKLAGKDATEEYDPIHPPGILEENLKPEACLGTINPDTLPKPEAQPEPASTEEDKGPPPMESLLNLDEIEQVATKNVSKKAWAYYFSASDDKVTKSFNTAIYRSILLRPRVFIDCTRCDLDTSILGHKLGMPIFVSPAAMARLGHPAGEAGIAEACRSFGAMQVISNNASMTPEQIIKDAAPDQVFGWQIYVQIDRKKSEAMLARINKLDAIKFIVLTLDAPVPGKREDDERSSNASAPKPAGGSPEKQSEAGDAGGGVGKQLFAGTDPSLTWKETLPWLAKNTNKPIILKGLQAHEDAYIASLHTPQVKGIILSNHGGRALDTAPPAVHTLMEIRKFCPEVFDKLEVWVDGGIRRGTDVVKALCLGAKAVGVGRPALWGLGAGGVDGVKRTFEILAEETKTCMRLLGVERVEELGPQHINTRLAEQQIYDGPSGLELVRGTFRAKL from the exons ATGGCCAAGGTGTTCGATGCGGCCGAAG TTGAAAAGCATAACACGAGAAAGAGCTGCTGGGTGACTTTATACGGAAAAGTCTACGAT GTCACCGACTTCCTCAATGAACACCCCGGCGGTGCCAAAGTAATCCTCAAACTGGCCGGCAAAGATGCCACCGAAGAATACGACCCAATCCACCCACCGGGAATTTTAGAAGAGAACCTCAAGCCCGAAGCATGTCTAGGGACCATCAACCCCGACACATTACCCAAGCCAGAAGCGCAGCCGGAGCCTGCAtcgacagaggaagacaagggGCCACCCCCGATGGAGTCGCTGCTTAACCTGGACGAGATTGAGCAGGTTGCTACCAAGAATGTCAGCAAGAAGGCGTGGGCTTACTACTTCTCTGCGTCGGATGACAAGGTTACCAAGAGCTTTAACACGGCCATTTACCGATCTATCCTACTACGGCCACGAGTGTTCATTGATTGCACACGATGCGATCTAGATACAAGTATCCTGGGGCATAAACTGGGAATGCCGATCTTTGTGTCACCAGCAGCTATGGCTCGTTTGGGTCATCCTGCAGGTGAGGCTGGTATTGCAGAGGCTTGTCGTAGCTTTGGTGCCATGCAGGTCATCTCCAACAATGCCTCTATGACGCCGGAGCAGATTATCAAAGACGCAGCACCAGACCAAGTGTTCGGATGGCAGATCTATGTCCAGATTGACCGGAAGAAGAGCGAGGCAATGCTGGCGCGCATCAACAAGCTTGATGCGATCAAGTTCATCGTTCTCACGCTCGACGCTCCTGTCCCGGGCAAGAGAGAAGACGATGAGCGAAGCAGTAACGCATCCGCCCCGAAGCCGGCCGGTGGCTCGCCAGAGAAACAATCAGAGGCCGGTGATGCTGGCGGTGGTGTCGGAAAGCAGCTCTTTGCTGGAACCGACCCGTCGCTCACTTGGAAAGAGACGCTCCCCTGGCTGGCCAAGAACACCAACAAACCCATTATCCTCAAGGGATTACAAGCGCATGAGGATGCGTACATTGCATCGCTGCACACACCCCAAGTCAAGGGCATCATCCTGTCCAATCACGGTGGCCGCGCTCTCGACACTGCACCGCCTGCCGTTCACACTTTGATGGAGATCCGGAAGTTCTGCCCCGAGGTGTTCGACAAGCTCGAGGTCTGGGTCGATGGTGGTATCCGTCGCGGAACGGATGTAGTCAAGGCTCTCTGTCTCGGTGCTAAGGCTGTGGGTGTTGGTCGTCCCGCACTCTGGGGATTgggtgctggtggtgttgaTGGTGTCAAGCGGACGTTTGAAA TTCTGGCCGAGGAAACCAAGACGTGCATGCGGTTGCTGGGAGTGGAGAGAGTCGAAGAGCTGGGACCTCAACAT ATCAACACCCGTCTGGCAGAACAACAGATCTATGATGGACCATCAGGGCTCGAGCTGGTCCGGGGAACATTCCGGGCCAAGCTCTAA